In one Drosophila pseudoobscura strain MV-25-SWS-2005 chromosome X, UCI_Dpse_MV25, whole genome shotgun sequence genomic region, the following are encoded:
- the LOC6900014 gene encoding cyclin-dependent kinase inhibitor 1C: MFAKIMLVALCVATAQAGLLPFHAGPVPLAAPVATAGVVAPYASSFNAHRINHAVAYPVAPAPALAPAPVAFAAPAPVPVAAPAPVAFAAPAPAFAAPAFAGFAPGFAAPAPLAFAAPNKVAFGLPAFAAPALAPAPPKVAFAAPAPAPALAPAPAPLAAPVAAPLGFAAPAPVAFAAPAKFGFGPFAAAPLAVGPKFAAPSPYFF, encoded by the exons ATGTTCGCCAAGATTATG CTCGTTGCTCTCTGCGTGGCCACCGCCCAGGCTGGTCTGCTGCCCTTCCACGCCGGCCCCGTTCCTCTGGCGGCACCCGTGGCCACCGCCGGAGTGGTGGCTCCCTACGCCTCCAGCTTCAATGCCCATCGCATCAATCACGCCGTGGCCTACCCCGtggctcctgctcccgctctcgctcccgctcccgtGGCCTTTGCCGCTCCCgctccagtgccagtggctgcCCCCGCTCCTGTGGCctttgctgctcctgctcctgcattCGCCGCTCCTGCTTTCGCTGGCTTTGCGCCCGGATTCGCGGCTCCTGCTCCGTTGGCATTCGCCGCCCCCAACAAGGTGGCCTTCGGTCTGCCCGCCTTCGCTGCTCCCGCCCTGGCCCCGGCCCCACCAAAGGTGGCCTTCgccgccccagccccagccccggctCTGGCTCCCGCACCTGCTCCGCTGGCCGCTCCGGTGGCTGCTCCCCTGGGATTCGCCGCTCCAGCGCCCGTGGCATTCGCCGCACCCGCAAAGTTCGGCTTTGGACCCTTCGCGGCCGCTCCTCTGGCCGTCGGACCCAAGTTcgccgccccctccccctactTCTTCTAA
- the LOC6900015 gene encoding pollen-specific leucine-rich repeat extensin-like protein 3 produces MRHHIWALALAILLAAGEAKPSAHFDQHFNPHFNQHFNHFDPHHFEHLEPLHAPLQAPLAEHLDYAAPFLPAPAPPPAFAPAPPVYAPAPPVYGPAPALVAPPPPQFIPAPPVYAPAPPVFAPAPLLPAPAPLLPAPAPLLPAPAPLPHHLLPAATPFLPPAELTITHQVLPPVLEAAPFATPTYRAIPGPKTTTHHVSIGYAFPKLLAHSHAHPHPQHAHLRALPLTKLIHKHHHSLF; encoded by the coding sequence CTCTTGGCGGCGGGGGAGGCCAAGCCGTCGGCACACTTTGATCAGCACTTCAATCCACACTTCAATCAGCACTTCAATCACTTCGATCCGCACCATTTCGAGCACTTGGAGCCGCTGCACGCACCACTGCAggctccgctggcggagcATTTGGATTACGCGGCGCCATTCCTGCCAGCGCCTGCTCCACCACCAGCCTTTGCCCCAGCACCACCCGTATACGCACCGGCACCACCCGTTTATGGACCGGCACCAGCTCTTGTGGCTCCTCCGCCACCGCAATTCATTCCTGCACCACCGGTATACGCACCCGCACCACCAGTATTCGCACCCGCACCACTTCtgccggctccagctccacttCTGcccgctccagctccactTCTGCCCGCTCCAGCTCCCCTTCCGCATCATCTTCTGCCAGCTGCCACGCCCTTCCTCCCACCCGCTGAGCTGACGATAACCCACCAGGTGCTGCCACCCGTCCTGGAGGCCGCGCCCTTTGCGACGCCCACCTACCGGGCGATTCCCGGGCCAAAGACCACCACCCACCATGTGTCCATCGGTTACGCCTTCCCCAAGCTGCTCGCCCACTCACAcgcccacccccacccccagcaCGCCCACCTGCGTGCCCTGCCCCTCACGAAGCTGATCCACAAGCATCACCATTCCCTGTTCTAG